In Candidatus Thermoplasmatota archaeon, the following are encoded in one genomic region:
- a CDS encoding PKD domain-containing protein produces MYQTPPAGPDFDYQIDLYIIEEDEDSWEGITACTSKDRTRLYRFKITKDNFELYETTQLSEKKIFDEEIHYKKITTSSSESPIIIPLTIALNMQIYGFDMREIIDNKSVTTMWGGGKLTNLTLEGPLDYNKYHSYKIIGEMINEPYEPYTSTTTYYVSTVPPYLLIDQHTSIGPIENYAIISLERVEKESFDVGKYNVSNPPNQHPRPKFSYSIDNLTAEFNASGSYDPDGKITQYMWDFGDGTNGTGINPTHEYVLSGSYTVRLTVTDDEGGSNLIIKTITINTSSTNEEDNENGSNDSSNDGKDTSTPGFELVFIVVAIAFVLFWKRYKL; encoded by the coding sequence ATGTATCAAACTCCTCCTGCTGGTCCTGACTTTGATTATCAAATCGATCTATACATAATTGAGGAAGATGAGGATTCTTGGGAGGGAATTACTGCGTGTACATCAAAAGATAGAACCCGACTATATAGATTTAAAATAACCAAGGATAATTTTGAGCTATATGAAACAACTCAGCTTAGTGAGAAAAAAATATTTGATGAAGAAATTCACTATAAAAAAATAACTACTTCGTCATCAGAAAGTCCCATAATAATTCCATTAACTATTGCTCTTAATATGCAAATATATGGTTTCGATATGAGAGAAATTATAGATAATAAATCAGTGACAACAATGTGGGGTGGTGGAAAATTAACGAATCTCACTTTGGAAGGCCCTTTAGACTACAACAAGTATCATTCTTATAAGATAATTGGAGAGATGATCAATGAGCCATATGAGCCATATACGAGTACTACCACCTATTATGTTAGTACAGTTCCACCTTATCTATTAATAGACCAACATACTTCTATCGGCCCTATCGAAAATTACGCGATTATTAGTTTGGAAAGAGTTGAAAAAGAATCATTTGATGTAGGCAAATATAATGTAAGCAACCCCCCAAATCAACACCCACGACCAAAATTCAGTTATTCTATTGATAATCTCACTGCTGAATTTAATGCCTCAGGTTCATATGATCCTGATGGAAAAATTACTCAATACATGTGGGATTTCGGCGACGGAACCAATGGAACTGGGATAAATCCGACACATGAATATGTACTCAGCGGGAGTTACACTGTAAGATTGACTGTTACTGACGATGAGGGAGGTTCTAACTTAATTATAAAAACTATAACTATAAACACATCGTCAACGAACGAAGAAGATAATGAAAACGGAAGTAATGATAGTAGTAACGACGGTAAAGATACATCAACTCCTGGTTTCGAACTTGTCTTTATCGTTGTTGCAATAGCTTTTGTTCTGTTCTGGAAACGATATAAACTATAG